Proteins co-encoded in one Patescibacteria group bacterium genomic window:
- the ligA gene encoding NAD-dependent DNA ligase LigA — protein sequence MNKQEAKKRVDKLKELIDRHRYLYHVLNKQEISDDALDSLKRELYRLEQEFSELITADSPTQRVAGKPLDKFKKIKHREPMLSIEDVFSKKELESWEKYLKKISDFDDYFLEPKIDGFAVALVYKKGVLLSAATRGDGRIGEDVTQNIKTIESIPLKLEINLLKNKIKKNIKIKLKEFIKNKIIEIRGEVYMERKDFEKLNKKLKKQGKKTFANPRNLAAGSIRQLDPKLAASRPLKFFAYDIITDVGQKIHYQSHQILTCLGFKTDIGKVAKSIDQIVDYWQRISQKRESFSFQIDGVVVSINDLKSFQKLGIVGKSPRGIRAFKFSPKEATTIIKDIRIQVGRTGAITPVAVLKPVEIGGVVVSRATLHNTDEIKKLGVKINDTVSVVRSGDVIPAIKKVFKELRTGKERKFKMPAKCPSCNTLLVKLEKEVVWRCPNTNCFARKRKYFYHFVSKGAFDIVGLGPQIINRLIEQGIISDPADLFTLKEQDIASLERFAEKSSKNLIESIQSHKEISLSKFIYSLGIRNIGEQTARDLTEYFNSLEKLEKSSLKELENIKDIGPIVAKSIYNFFNNKNNLQFIKKLKKIGIKIKIKKIIRKNQKFKDLIFILTGTLSSISRRGAEEKIRSLGGEVSGSISSKTSYLIVGKEPGLKLKKARKLGTKIMQEKDFVKMLK from the coding sequence ATGAACAAACAAGAAGCTAAAAAAAGAGTTGATAAGTTAAAAGAGCTGATTGATCGTCACCGCTACCTTTATCATGTTTTAAATAAACAGGAAATCTCTGATGATGCCCTGGACTCTCTAAAACGTGAGCTTTACCGATTAGAGCAGGAATTTTCTGAACTTATTACAGCTGATTCTCCTACCCAGCGAGTTGCTGGTAAGCCTTTAGATAAATTCAAAAAGATAAAACACAGAGAGCCAATGCTTTCTATTGAAGATGTTTTTTCAAAAAAAGAGCTTGAAAGTTGGGAAAAATATTTAAAGAAAATTAGTGATTTCGATGATTATTTCTTAGAGCCTAAAATTGATGGTTTTGCTGTTGCTTTAGTTTACAAAAAGGGCGTGTTGTTAAGCGCTGCTACAAGAGGCGACGGTAGAATTGGAGAAGATGTTACTCAAAACATTAAAACAATAGAAAGTATTCCTTTAAAATTAGAGATTAATTTATTAAAAAATAAAATTAAAAAAAATATTAAAATAAAATTAAAAGAATTTATTAAAAATAAAATAATTGAAATTCGGGGTGAAGTCTATATGGAAAGAAAAGATTTTGAAAAATTAAATAAAAAATTAAAAAAACAAGGAAAAAAAACATTTGCCAATCCAAGAAATCTGGCAGCTGGTTCAATCCGTCAGTTGGATCCTAAACTTGCTGCTTCCAGGCCTTTAAAATTTTTTGCCTATGACATTATTACTGATGTAGGTCAAAAGATACATTATCAAAGCCATCAAATTTTGACCTGTTTAGGATTTAAAACAGATATTGGCAAGGTTGCCAAAAGCATTGATCAAATCGTAGATTATTGGCAACGGATTTCACAGAAAAGAGAAAGTTTTTCTTTTCAAATAGATGGAGTTGTGGTTAGTATTAATGACTTAAAAAGTTTTCAAAAACTAGGAATTGTTGGTAAAAGTCCAAGGGGCATAAGGGCATTTAAGTTTTCTCCGAAAGAAGCAACAACTATTATCAAAGATATAAGAATTCAGGTTGGAAGAACCGGAGCTATAACCCCAGTAGCTGTTTTAAAACCAGTGGAGATCGGCGGTGTTGTTGTATCACGAGCAACACTTCATAATACTGATGAAATCAAGAAATTAGGCGTAAAAATTAATGATACAGTATCTGTTGTGAGGTCGGGTGATGTGATACCAGCTATAAAAAAAGTGTTTAAAGAACTGCGGACAGGAAAGGAAAGAAAATTTAAAATGCCGGCAAAATGTCCATCTTGCAATACACTTCTTGTTAAACTCGAAAAAGAAGTAGTTTGGCGTTGTCCAAACACGAATTGCTTTGCTAGGAAAAGAAAATATTTTTATCACTTTGTATCAAAAGGAGCATTTGATATTGTTGGACTTGGTCCTCAAATTATTAATAGATTGATTGAACAGGGCATTATCTCTGATCCAGCTGATTTATTCACCTTGAAAGAGCAGGATATAGCTTCTTTGGAGCGTTTCGCTGAAAAATCAAGCAAGAATCTTATTGAATCTATTCAGTCTCATAAGGAGATTAGTCTTTCAAAATTCATTTATTCTTTGGGCATCAGAAATATAGGGGAGCAAACTGCTAGGGATTTAACTGAATACTTTAATTCATTAGAAAAATTAGAAAAATCTTCCTTGAAAGAGCTTGAAAATATTAAAGATATCGGCCCAATAGTGGCAAAATCAATTTATAATTTTTTTAATAATAAAAATAATTTACAATTTATTAAAAAATTAAAAAAAATAGGAATAAAAATAAAAATAAAAAAAATAATAAGGAAAAATCAAAAATTTAAAGATTTAATTTTTATTTTAACAGGAACTTTATCTTCAATAAGTAGAAGAGGGGCAGAAGAAAAAATACGTTCTTTAGGGGGTGAAGTCTCTGGATCTATTTCGTCAAAAACTAGCTATTTAATAGTTGGGAAAGAGCCTGGTTTAAAGC
- a CDS encoding prepilin-type N-terminal cleavage/methylation domain-containing protein has product MKPFKQNKKQKAYTLIEVLIAVAIFFTVIAGPTGLFILSLKSQNRILGSREILDNSSHVLEYMSRALRMAKKELNCGDRWEPETCFCLKDNGYGFNYEITYQGKGIKFNNAQDPSICQEFFWDTIDNRLKESKDGAGAVPLTSDDLEVVLFKFKEFGFTQSDNIQPRVVIFLEMRKKNELESPKIKIQTTISQRKLDVMY; this is encoded by the coding sequence ATGAAACCTTTTAAGCAGAACAAAAAACAAAAAGCTTATACACTGATTGAAGTTTTGATAGCAGTAGCAATTTTTTTTACTGTTATTGCAGGACCAACAGGTCTTTTTATTCTTTCATTGAAAAGCCAAAATAGAATTCTTGGTTCAAGAGAAATTCTTGATAATAGTTCTCATGTTCTTGAGTATATGAGCAGAGCCTTAAGAATGGCAAAAAAAGAACTGAATTGTGGTGATAGATGGGAACCAGAAACATGTTTTTGTTTAAAAGACAATGGTTATGGTTTTAATTATGAAATCACGTATCAGGGGAAAGGAATAAAGTTTAACAATGCTCAAGATCCATCAATTTGCCAGGAATTTTTTTGGGATACAATTGATAATAGATTGAAAGAATCAAAAGATGGGGCAGGGGCTGTTCCTTTAACTTCTGATGATTTAGAAGTCGTTTTATTTAAATTCAAAGAATTTGGTTTTACTCAAAGTGATAATATTCAACCAAGAGTTGTTATTTTCCTTGAAATGAGAAAAAAGAACGAACTTGAATCTCCTAAAATTAAAATTCAAACCACAATTTCTCAAAGAAAATTAGATGTTATGTATTAG
- a CDS encoding prepilin-type N-terminal cleavage/methylation domain-containing protein, translated as MRKNNNTGFTLAELLIVITIILLFFPMVISNYNTSEKQFSLYRSAHNLAQDLRDTQEMAMTGQLTPLSFDQSFPRGGYGLYFKDLKNSYILFADCDGDNEYDSEGIAATCTDATVEDPYPEKLQDLSLEPGVLISNIIPQSPLVITFLPPTPLITINPQPFDNQAVISLTFSRNTKTVSINTVGLIDVD; from the coding sequence ATGAGAAAAAATAATAACACAGGATTCACACTTGCCGAGCTTCTTATTGTGATCACTATCATTCTCCTTTTTTTCCCAATGGTTATTTCAAATTATAATACTAGTGAAAAGCAGTTTTCTCTTTATAGGTCAGCTCATAATCTGGCTCAGGATTTAAGAGACACACAAGAAATGGCAATGACAGGACAATTAACTCCTCTTAGTTTTGACCAGAGTTTCCCAAGAGGAGGATACGGACTTTATTTTAAAGATTTAAAAAATTCATATATATTATTTGCAGATTGTGATGGTGATAATGAATATGATTCAGAAGGTATAGCTGCAACTTGTACTGATGCAACCGTAGAAGATCCTTATCCTGAAAAGCTCCAAGACTTATCTTTAGAGCCCGGAGTTTTGATTTCTAATATAATTCCTCAGTCTCCACTAGTAATCACTTTTTTGCCTCCAACTCCTCTTATAACCATAAATCCTCAACCTTTTGATAATCAAGCAGTAATTAGTTTAACATTTAGTAGAAACACAAAAACCGTCAGCATTAATACAGTTGGCTTAATAGATGTTGATTAA
- a CDS encoding prepilin peptidase has protein sequence MQFLIYFLIFIFGLIVGSFLNSVIYRLSTNASFLLGRSYCPECKSNLKWHDLIPIISFLVLAGKCRYCKKPISIQYILVELATAGLFFFIVFQNIDLLLYGFSLAVFLKICFLFIVSCFLIIIFAYDLKHYIIPDKVIFPLILVTGIFNFYTGYDVLNTIYSAFGASLFFLFIVLISKGTWMGMGDVKLAFFMGLFLGFPKIMVALFLAFFSGAVIGIILMISGKKTLKSEIPFGPFLIFGTFLALFFEYEIISFYLSLYGF, from the coding sequence ATGCAGTTTTTAATCTATTTTTTAATATTTATTTTTGGTTTGATTGTCGGTTCTTTTTTAAATTCAGTAATTTACAGACTTTCAACAAACGCTAGTTTTTTACTTGGCAGGTCGTATTGCCCGGAATGCAAATCAAATTTAAAATGGCATGATTTAATACCGATTATAAGCTTCTTAGTTTTGGCTGGCAAATGCCGTTATTGTAAAAAACCAATATCTATCCAATATATTTTAGTGGAATTGGCTACAGCTGGTTTGTTCTTTTTTATAGTCTTTCAAAACATTGATTTATTACTGTATGGCTTTTCTCTTGCTGTTTTTTTAAAAATTTGCTTTTTATTCATTGTTTCTTGTTTTTTGATAATCATTTTTGCTTATGACTTAAAGCATTACATTATTCCTGACAAGGTGATTTTTCCTTTAATATTGGTAACTGGTATTTTTAATTTTTACACAGGATATGATGTTTTAAATACAATATATTCTGCTTTTGGCGCATCACTCTTTTTCTTGTTTATAGTTTTAATATCTAAAGGCACATGGATGGGAATGGGTGATGTGAAGTTGGCTTTTTTTATGGGTTTGTTTTTAGGTTTTCCTAAGATTATGGTAGCTTTGTTTTTAGCGTTTTTTTCTGGAGCAGTAATTGGAATAATACTTATGATTTCAGGTAAAAAAACCTTGAAATCAGAAATTCCTTTTGGCCCGTTTTTAATTTTTGGAACTTTTCTAGCATTGTTTTTTGAGTACGAGATAATTAGTTTTTATCTTTCCTTGTATGGTTTTTAA
- a CDS encoding PKD domain-containing protein, with amino-acid sequence MLKKKIFSKNIKFFLLIFIITLSFFVFGKANAGTNDNVSGWAWSENIGWISFNCNNPELPQPRCSPNYGVKVSTSTGDFSGYAWSENIGWISFEESDLVGCPPIFPSCKANLNLQTNEVSGWAKALDIQEWIRLRNSTYGIYRNSSTNEFEDWAWSDQTIGWISFNSATGGGPIQYAVVIDIDTIDPEATSFGTDPSDPNWINGADPNLTVSWTVTDGGGSHLNYVEVWRADDVGGSPGTWTMVGDNYYAPVGSDFWASSTTHSTSDYLQDGIWWYGLHVIDNNGNWADEGGPVKVRVDTTEPNSQIQSPSSGTWYSNDFSLDTLDEDLGSGLDNGLCEYKIIPYEDTNGDGIAETERTSSGWLSRTCNSLSTIITVGTADYCKYQAEDACWVNIHSTDNAGNQHSESVESGSIKNYHIDWTYPEVGIVSPVIAEQGVEQTFSASLSDAVGRVPYCWFYVDGQSTSTEFITISPSPCENGASCTVTTTHQFLDPGDYSVRFACQDAASNLTWGISTSVSVSETNAPIITSLGYFTSHSSTPGQQCTDQFVCCTEPTTQTDCNIKFNISAYDPDGSPLGYTWDFGDGAPESNEEDPSHYYYTANTYNAVVDVFDGIDHTYDSLGVLVTNPTVSVSLTADPSFGINSLSNVDLSTIVSGSMSGTISYRFDCTNNGDWELEALHQSVSTFTAVDLCNYASSGIYTAKVSIDRGDGNNIIDTTEINVETSECIPDQQTNCTSPQGCPHTITCQQDGTWPSCPTNECVKDSTRSCENCGEQICSSTCEWGVCEGGEGCTVGPDCPDCPCLPDVCVGQDYYDYPDFGDCDASCVCNTGANPGEPCELNIIIDDLRCNEAPVCDSLIAAPEQGAAPVEISFTGLGHDNDGSIIDYGFIFGDGSSSTTTFDNISHIYNTPGTYCAKLKIKDNDGVWSATPGDCPDVCAKQINISENTPPVASVACDGSGCGPGSACDGIWVAYNRNCDFYFLNQSTDLNSTNPPDNNDDIIKSTWSIFYQGGTPWQDPYVICNDDDQTQENEAICDILMPLLPASENYYVALTVEDKAEVTDQQNKNFYVKSEIATDFQCSSAEGGWQSCDGFVSSEGEIVEFQDITIVSEGATGISSWIWTFEDGDPATSNIQNPSASFVNIDGSSGTVTLEVTDDTGRIDTQSYQLQITIPLPEWYEVTPF; translated from the coding sequence ATGTTAAAGAAAAAAATATTTTCGAAAAATATTAAATTTTTCTTATTGATTTTTATTATTACTTTAAGCTTTTTTGTGTTTGGAAAAGCAAATGCAGGAACAAATGATAATGTTTCTGGTTGGGCTTGGTCTGAAAATATTGGCTGGATTAGTTTTAATTGCAATAATCCAGAGTTGCCACAGCCTCGTTGTTCGCCTAATTATGGTGTCAAGGTTAGTACATCAACAGGAGATTTTTCTGGTTATGCTTGGTCAGAAAACATTGGCTGGATTAGTTTCGAGGAATCAGATCTTGTTGGGTGTCCGCCCATATTTCCTTCTTGTAAGGCTAATCTTAATCTGCAGACAAATGAAGTTTCTGGTTGGGCAAAAGCATTAGACATACAAGAGTGGATAAGATTAAGAAATTCAACTTATGGGATTTATCGTAATTCTTCAACGAATGAATTTGAGGATTGGGCCTGGTCAGACCAGACTATTGGTTGGATTAGTTTTAATAGTGCAACTGGTGGAGGACCAATTCAATATGCAGTAGTAATAGATATTGATACTATTGACCCAGAAGCTACTTCTTTTGGTACTGATCCTTCTGATCCTAACTGGATTAATGGTGCAGATCCAAACCTTACAGTTTCTTGGACAGTAACCGATGGTGGAGGTTCTCATTTAAATTATGTTGAGGTTTGGAGAGCGGATGATGTTGGTGGTAGTCCTGGCACATGGACTATGGTTGGAGATAATTACTATGCTCCAGTTGGCTCTGATTTTTGGGCTAGTTCTACCACTCATTCAACAAGTGATTATTTACAAGATGGTATTTGGTGGTATGGACTTCATGTTATAGATAATAACGGGAATTGGGCAGATGAAGGTGGCCCAGTAAAAGTTAGAGTAGATACTACGGAGCCTAATTCTCAAATACAATCACCTTCATCAGGAACTTGGTATTCTAATGATTTCTCATTAGACACTTTGGATGAAGACTTGGGATCAGGTCTTGATAATGGTTTGTGTGAGTATAAGATTATTCCTTATGAAGACACTAATGGAGATGGTATTGCTGAAACAGAAAGGACTTCTTCAGGCTGGCTTTCAAGAACCTGCAATAGTCTATCAACAATTATAACAGTAGGTACTGCTGATTATTGTAAATACCAGGCAGAAGATGCTTGCTGGGTGAATATTCATTCAACAGACAATGCGGGGAACCAACACTCTGAAAGTGTAGAAAGCGGCTCTATTAAGAACTATCATATTGACTGGACATATCCTGAAGTTGGAATAGTTTCTCCTGTGATTGCTGAACAAGGAGTTGAACAGACCTTTAGTGCTTCTTTATCTGATGCGGTAGGCAGAGTTCCTTATTGCTGGTTTTATGTGGATGGACAGTCAACAAGCACTGAGTTTATTACAATTTCACCTTCTCCTTGTGAGAATGGAGCAAGCTGTACTGTTACAACAACCCATCAATTTTTAGACCCTGGAGATTATAGTGTTAGATTTGCATGTCAAGATGCTGCGAGTAATTTAACCTGGGGTATTTCTACTTCGGTGAGTGTTAGTGAAACTAATGCTCCCATCATAACTAGTTTAGGTTATTTTACTTCTCACTCTTCTACTCCAGGACAACAGTGTACTGATCAATTTGTTTGTTGTACTGAACCAACCACTCAAACTGATTGCAATATCAAATTTAACATCAGTGCTTATGATCCAGATGGAAGTCCTTTAGGTTATACCTGGGATTTTGGTGACGGAGCGCCTGAATCAAACGAAGAAGATCCTTCTCATTATTATTATACTGCTAATACTTACAATGCTGTGGTTGATGTTTTTGATGGAATTGATCATACCTATGATAGTCTTGGTGTACTAGTAACTAATCCAACAGTTTCTGTCAGTCTTACTGCTGATCCAAGTTTTGGCATTAATTCGCTGAGCAATGTTGATTTATCAACAATTGTCAGTGGTTCAATGTCTGGAACTATTAGTTATAGGTTTGACTGCACTAATAATGGAGATTGGGAGCTTGAAGCACTGCATCAGTCAGTTTCAACTTTTACTGCAGTAGATTTGTGTAATTATGCTTCTTCAGGTATTTATACTGCAAAAGTTTCAATTGACAGAGGAGATGGAAATAATATTATAGACACTACAGAAATTAACGTAGAGACATCAGAATGCATTCCTGATCAACAAACTAATTGTACATCGCCTCAAGGGTGTCCTCATACGATTACATGTCAGCAAGATGGGACTTGGCCAAGTTGTCCAACAAATGAATGTGTAAAAGACAGTACTAGAAGTTGTGAGAATTGTGGAGAACAAATTTGTTCATCAACTTGTGAGTGGGGAGTTTGTGAGGGGGGTGAAGGATGCACTGTTGGACCAGATTGTCCAGATTGTCCATGTTTGCCTGACGTTTGTGTTGGTCAAGATTATTATGATTATCCTGATTTTGGTGATTGTGATGCGAGTTGTGTTTGTAATACTGGAGCTAATCCAGGTGAACCTTGTGAGCTAAATATTATTATTGATGACCTTCGATGTAATGAAGCTCCAGTATGTGATTCTTTAATTGCTGCACCAGAACAAGGAGCAGCACCTGTTGAAATATCATTTACTGGTTTAGGTCATGATAATGATGGATCAATTATAGACTACGGCTTTATTTTCGGGGATGGTAGTTCAAGCACTACAACGTTTGACAATATTAGTCATATTTATAATACACCAGGCACATATTGTGCTAAATTAAAAATTAAAGATAATGATGGAGTTTGGAGTGCAACTCCTGGCGATTGTCCAGATGTTTGTGCAAAACAAATAAACATTAGTGAAAACACTCCTCCAGTTGCTAGTGTTGCTTGTGACGGCTCTGGTTGCGGTCCTGGTTCAGCTTGTGATGGCATCTGGGTTGCTTATAACAGGAATTGTGATTTTTATTTCTTAAATCAATCAACTGATCTTAATTCTACAAATCCACCTGATAATAATGATGATATTATAAAATCTACATGGTCAATCTTTTATCAAGGCGGCACTCCTTGGCAGGATCCTTATGTTATTTGTAATGATGATGATCAGACACAGGAAAATGAGGCAATTTGTGATATTTTAATGCCCTTACTTCCAGCAAGTGAAAATTATTATGTTGCTTTAACTGTTGAAGATAAAGCTGAGGTAACGGATCAGCAAAACAAGAACTTTTACGTTAAAAGTGAAATAGCTACTGATTTTCAATGTTCTTCTGCTGAAGGTGGCTGGCAGTCTTGTGATGGTTTCGTATCTTCTGAAGGTGAAATTGTGGAATTCCAAGATATTACTATCGTTTCTGAAGGAGCGACAGGAATTAGTAGTTGGATCTGGACTTTTGAAGATGGCGATCCAGCCACTAGCAATATTCAAAATCCCTCAGCAAGCTTTGTTAATATTGATGGTAGTTCTGGTACAGTAACATTAGAAGTGACAGATGATACAGGAAGAATTGATACACAAAGCTATCAGTTACAGATTACAATTCCTTTACCAGAATGGTATGAGGTTACTCCTTTTTAA
- a CDS encoding prepilin-type N-terminal cleavage/methylation domain-containing protein — MLIKNKQKKEYGFTLIEVIVAIFILTVGIGGSFMLIQQTLAGVSTVQSRLIAIYLGQEGIEIIRNIRDNNWLEQRESLQIPPQPLWNDGLTGLINCQPSASCCEADYNTDTSPSDPLVVVAGCDFSDLHYLNFDNSGFYSYSAGTQTKFKRKIFIEEIDENKMKITVIVQWKEKNKLHEIKVIEHITNWYKQRIQ; from the coding sequence ATGTTGATTAAGAATAAACAAAAAAAAGAGTATGGTTTTACTTTAATAGAAGTGATTGTAGCGATTTTTATTTTGACTGTTGGCATTGGAGGCTCATTCATGTTAATTCAGCAAACCCTTGCTGGTGTTTCAACAGTTCAATCAAGATTAATTGCTATTTATTTAGGCCAAGAGGGTATTGAGATAATAAGGAATATAAGAGACAATAATTGGCTTGAACAGCGTGAATCTTTACAGATTCCTCCCCAACCTTTATGGAATGATGGTTTAACCGGTTTAATTAATTGCCAGCCTTCTGCAAGTTGTTGCGAGGCTGATTATAATACAGATACTTCTCCATCAGATCCTTTGGTTGTTGTTGCTGGATGTGATTTCAGTGATCTTCATTATCTTAACTTTGATAATAGTGGGTTTTATAGCTATTCAGCTGGTACACAAACAAAATTCAAAAGAAAGATTTTTATTGAAGAAATTGATGAGAATAAAATGAAAATCACAGTTATAGTTCAGTGGAAAGAAAAAAACAAGCTTCATGAGATTAAAGTGATAGAACATATAACCAACTGGTATAAACAGCGCATTCAATAA
- a CDS encoding type II toxin-antitoxin system HicA family toxin translates to MPKLSPLSRRILIKKLRKLGFSGPYSAARHEYMKRNNEKIFVPNPHGKDIGLPIIKKIIRQLKISNREFLDL, encoded by the coding sequence ATGCCTAAACTTTCGCCTCTTTCTCGAAGAATCTTAATAAAGAAATTAAGAAAGCTTGGGTTTTCTGGTCCCTACTCAGCTGCCAGGCATGAATACATGAAACGAAATAATGAAAAGATTTTCGTTCCTAACCCTCATGGGAAAGATATTGGCTTACCAATCATAAAGAAAATTATCCGACAACTCAAAATTTCAAATCGAGAATTTTTAGATTTATAA
- a CDS encoding DUF1902 domain-containing protein, whose amino-acid sequence MKLYIVNYIEKLLRKAEYEHDEETRSWCASIKELPGAYAQANTIEEVREQLAEVIEDYILVSLREKHSLPGFKKLSTKVHA is encoded by the coding sequence ATGAAACTATACATTGTTAATTATATAGAAAAACTCTTACGCAAAGCAGAATATGAACATGATGAAGAAACGAGAAGCTGGTGCGCCAGTATAAAAGAATTACCAGGAGCTTATGCTCAAGCTAATACCATAGAAGAAGTAAGGGAACAGTTAGCTGAAGTAATCGAGGATTATATTCTAGTAAGTCTTCGAGAAAAACATTCTTTGCCAGGGTTTAAGAAGCTGTCCACTAAAGTACATGCCTAA